One stretch of Streptomyces sp. NBC_00443 DNA includes these proteins:
- a CDS encoding ABC-F family ATP-binding cassette domain-containing protein translates to MGHVEAAHLEYYLPDGRILFGDVSFKVAEGSVVALVGANGAGKTTLQRLIAGELKPHGGTVTASGGLGVMPQFIGSVRDEQTVRDLLLSVSQLPVQEAAAAVDEAELRLMERDDETTQMNYAEALSDWAEVRGYEAENLWDMCTTAALGIPYERARWREVRTLSGGEQKRLCLEALLRGPEEVLLLDEPDNFLDVPGKRWLEERLRETRKTVLFVSHDRELLARSAEKIVSVEPAAGGSDVWVHGGGFATYHEARDQRFERFDELSRRWHEKHAQLKRLVLDMQQYAARSDVMASRYHAAQTRLRKFEEAGAPTQPPRPQKITMRLGGGRTGVRAITCHNLELTGLMKSFDLEVFYGERVAVLGANGSGKSHFLRLLAGNDIEHSGEWKLGARVVPGHFAQTHAHPELTGRTLLEILWEEHALDRGAATSALRRYELSRQAEQPFDRLSGGQQARFQILLLELQGTTALFLDEPTDNLDLESAEALQAALSTYEGTVLAVTHDRWFAKSFDRYLLFSADGRVRETQEPVWDEGRVARSR, encoded by the coding sequence ATGGGTCACGTGGAAGCAGCGCATCTCGAGTACTACCTGCCCGACGGGCGGATACTCTTCGGGGACGTTTCATTCAAGGTTGCCGAGGGTTCCGTCGTCGCTCTCGTGGGTGCCAACGGCGCCGGCAAGACCACCCTGCAACGGCTGATCGCCGGGGAGTTGAAGCCCCACGGGGGCACCGTGACCGCCAGTGGCGGCCTCGGGGTGATGCCGCAGTTCATCGGGTCCGTCCGGGACGAGCAGACCGTTCGGGATCTGCTGCTCTCCGTGTCGCAGTTACCCGTGCAGGAGGCCGCCGCCGCCGTGGACGAGGCGGAACTCCGGCTGATGGAACGGGATGACGAAACGACGCAGATGAACTACGCGGAGGCGCTGAGCGACTGGGCCGAAGTCCGGGGCTACGAGGCTGAGAACCTCTGGGACATGTGCACGACTGCGGCGCTCGGCATCCCTTATGAACGAGCGCGCTGGCGAGAGGTGCGCACCCTTTCCGGCGGTGAGCAGAAGCGGTTGTGTCTGGAGGCTCTGCTGCGTGGGCCCGAGGAGGTGCTGCTGCTCGACGAACCGGACAACTTCCTCGACGTGCCGGGCAAGCGCTGGCTGGAGGAGCGGTTACGGGAGACCCGCAAGACGGTCCTCTTCGTCAGCCACGACCGGGAGTTGCTGGCTCGCTCCGCGGAAAAGATCGTCAGCGTGGAGCCGGCCGCCGGGGGAAGCGACGTCTGGGTGCACGGCGGGGGGTTCGCGACCTACCACGAGGCTCGCGATCAGCGCTTCGAACGGTTCGACGAGCTGAGCCGGCGGTGGCACGAGAAGCACGCACAGCTGAAGCGACTGGTACTGGACATGCAGCAGTACGCCGCGCGCAGCGATGTGATGGCATCGCGGTACCACGCGGCTCAGACCAGGCTGCGGAAGTTCGAGGAGGCCGGAGCGCCGACGCAGCCGCCAAGGCCGCAGAAGATCACGATGCGTCTAGGCGGCGGCCGTACCGGTGTTCGGGCCATCACCTGCCACAACCTCGAGCTGACGGGGCTGATGAAGTCGTTCGACCTGGAAGTCTTCTACGGCGAACGGGTGGCGGTCCTGGGCGCCAACGGTTCCGGGAAGTCGCACTTCCTGCGGCTGCTCGCGGGAAATGACATCGAGCACAGCGGAGAGTGGAAGCTGGGAGCGCGCGTCGTGCCCGGACACTTCGCGCAGACGCATGCTCACCCGGAGCTCACAGGCCGCACCCTGTTGGAGATCCTCTGGGAGGAACACGCTCTCGACCGCGGCGCCGCTACGTCCGCGCTGCGTCGCTACGAGCTGAGCCGACAGGCAGAGCAGCCCTTCGACAGGCTCTCCGGCGGGCAGCAGGCGCGCTTTCAGATCCTGCTCCTCGAACTCCAGGGCACCACGGCGCTGTTCCTCGACGAGCCCACGGACAACCTGGATCTCGAAAGCGCGGAGGCACTCCAGGCGGCGTTGAGCACCTACGAAGGAACCGTGCTGGCCGTCACGCACGACCGGTGGTTCGCCAAGAGCTTCGACCGCTATCTGCTCTTCAGCGCGGACGGCCGGGTCCGCGAGACTCAGGAACCGGTGTGGGACGAGGGCCGGGTTGCCCGCAGCCGGTGA
- a CDS encoding helix-turn-helix transcriptional regulator: MKETRMCGNTHEGDKTDMMEICERGLNVYESAICDGGVSGDIPECVLQLGLLRPDPELAESYLAVPPDVAYASAAQPLEREIENHQKALAEVLLAIDGIRHVYDKTHRQWVAPVETLDDSAMIATALQQAVQSCQEELLTAQPGGGRSPQTLMEALQRDLELNQRGVVQRTLYQHTVRTHAPTMAYIERVTDVGAQVRTLDEVFDRVIICDRRVAFIPGGGDRSSSALMVQHPGLVNCLATMFEYMWARARSVDRKSVSQRSALITNETRSAVLRLMVDGFTDEAIAKRLGMSVRTVATHVKKTSEALGTRSRPQLAYLIGKTGLLREAAD, translated from the coding sequence ATGAAGGAGACGCGCATGTGCGGAAATACCCACGAGGGAGACAAAACGGACATGATGGAGATCTGTGAGCGTGGGCTGAACGTCTACGAGTCCGCGATCTGCGACGGGGGCGTCTCCGGGGACATTCCCGAGTGTGTATTACAGCTCGGCCTGCTGCGCCCCGACCCCGAATTGGCCGAATCCTACCTCGCGGTTCCTCCGGATGTGGCTTATGCCAGCGCGGCGCAGCCCTTAGAACGCGAGATAGAAAACCATCAGAAAGCCTTGGCGGAAGTACTGCTCGCCATTGACGGGATACGCCACGTCTACGACAAGACCCATCGGCAGTGGGTGGCCCCGGTGGAGACCCTGGACGATTCGGCCATGATCGCCACGGCACTTCAGCAGGCGGTTCAGTCGTGCCAGGAAGAACTGCTCACGGCACAGCCCGGCGGCGGACGGTCACCCCAGACGCTCATGGAGGCGTTACAACGGGACCTGGAACTCAACCAACGAGGTGTCGTACAGCGGACGTTGTACCAGCACACCGTGCGGACACACGCCCCCACCATGGCCTACATCGAGCGGGTGACGGACGTGGGGGCCCAGGTCCGGACGCTGGACGAGGTCTTCGACCGAGTCATCATCTGCGACCGGAGGGTCGCGTTCATTCCGGGCGGAGGCGACCGCAGCTCTTCCGCGCTCATGGTGCAGCACCCAGGTCTGGTGAATTGCCTGGCCACCATGTTCGAGTACATGTGGGCGCGTGCCCGATCCGTCGACCGGAAGTCCGTTTCCCAGCGGTCCGCGCTCATCACCAACGAGACGCGCAGCGCGGTGCTCCGGCTCATGGTGGACGGATTCACCGACGAGGCCATTGCCAAACGACTGGGCATGAGCGTCCGTACCGTTGCCACACACGTCAAGAAGACCTCGGAGGCGCTGGGCACCCGCAGCCGCCCCCAACTGGCCTATCTCATCGGCAAAACCGGCCTGCTGCGCGAAGCGGCCGACTGA
- a CDS encoding nucleoside 2-deoxyribosyltransferase has protein sequence MDWSTGELKPDRKEQLQTLRQAFIDRGHAVFSAHHNEQWGEAWLAPEICTPADFLAVSNADVMCAIVSEPPSPGVMIEIGWASALGVPIVLLQEGTSAPALVAGIGEVTSATRRGLADEFTEGELADIMTAVEKGASSPCALRVAEPVVGYPKTSLPNGYEAVERPIGDV, from the coding sequence ATGGATTGGTCCACTGGGGAACTGAAACCGGATCGCAAAGAACAGCTTCAGACGCTTCGTCAGGCATTCATCGACCGAGGGCATGCGGTATTCAGCGCGCATCACAATGAACAGTGGGGCGAGGCCTGGCTGGCACCCGAGATCTGTACGCCTGCGGACTTCCTCGCCGTGTCGAACGCGGACGTCATGTGCGCCATCGTCAGCGAGCCGCCGTCGCCGGGCGTGATGATCGAGATCGGCTGGGCGTCCGCACTGGGAGTTCCGATCGTCCTGCTGCAGGAAGGCACGTCCGCGCCGGCCCTGGTGGCCGGAATAGGCGAGGTCACCAGCGCCACGCGGCGGGGCCTCGCGGACGAGTTCACCGAGGGGGAGTTGGCCGACATCATGACCGCCGTGGAGAAGGGGGCCTCCTCCCCGTGCGCCCTGCGGGTGGCCGAGCCGGTCGTCGGCTATCCGAAGACGTCGCTCCCGAACGGCTACGAGGCGGTCGAGCGGCCCATCGGCGATGTCTGA
- a CDS encoding hydroxymethylcytosylglucuronate/cytosylglucuronate synthase, which produces MSDERVPAGSRPLRILASGVNFGWGSAGKLSSVLQALGARTDLEVTGVGTELGRPVLAGLGITRWRTVDAADAAQVDALVAELAPDLGLVILDPELATALQNAGCPVIYVDSLPFLWTEHDPLPVDVALYCAQRTLPLPPAAESALGRVENLTWVPPIVPDSVGLSRAAQRTRSVEISPDAGLAVLNLGGLHSPFTGSADDSYQRLVLEPALRALSRMAVERVVITGNLAPNAVVPYRGPMTVEVRSCAHGEFVDLLLGAGWILTSPGLTTMLEIAAIGRSAVLLPPQNLSQVLNGDLVEYGCSPQLRTFWPAHVLTRSSTDTWHREGEEYAVERIRASISAACSKYLRDGVVHELTTDIEKGLALLASGAPSFARIAQDFSGAERVAAEILSRWAEPADA; this is translated from the coding sequence ATGTCTGACGAGCGGGTGCCCGCGGGCTCGCGTCCCCTGCGGATCCTGGCTTCCGGCGTGAACTTCGGGTGGGGAAGCGCGGGCAAACTCTCCAGCGTGCTCCAGGCTCTCGGCGCCCGGACGGACCTGGAGGTCACGGGTGTCGGCACCGAGCTGGGGCGTCCGGTGCTGGCCGGCCTCGGCATCACCCGATGGCGTACGGTCGACGCGGCGGACGCCGCTCAGGTGGACGCGCTGGTCGCCGAACTGGCCCCTGATCTGGGGCTGGTGATCCTGGACCCGGAGCTGGCCACGGCTCTGCAGAACGCCGGCTGTCCCGTGATCTACGTCGACAGCCTGCCGTTCCTGTGGACTGAGCACGACCCCTTGCCCGTCGACGTCGCGCTCTACTGCGCCCAGCGCACCCTGCCGCTGCCGCCCGCAGCCGAATCGGCCCTGGGCCGGGTGGAGAACCTGACCTGGGTCCCGCCCATCGTGCCCGACTCCGTCGGTCTGTCCCGGGCCGCGCAGCGCACGAGGAGCGTTGAGATCTCCCCGGATGCCGGTCTCGCCGTTCTGAACCTCGGCGGGCTGCACTCCCCGTTCACGGGCAGCGCCGACGACTCGTATCAGCGCCTGGTGCTCGAACCCGCGCTCCGGGCGTTGTCGAGGATGGCGGTGGAGCGGGTGGTGATCACCGGGAATCTGGCACCGAACGCGGTCGTGCCCTATCGCGGCCCGATGACGGTGGAAGTCCGCAGCTGTGCCCACGGAGAATTCGTCGATCTCCTGCTCGGGGCCGGATGGATTCTGACGTCACCGGGGCTGACCACCATGCTGGAGATCGCGGCGATCGGCAGGAGCGCGGTGCTCCTGCCACCCCAGAACCTCAGCCAGGTACTCAACGGAGATCTGGTCGAATACGGCTGCTCCCCGCAGCTGCGGACTTTCTGGCCCGCCCACGTGCTCACCCGGTCGAGCACCGACACCTGGCACCGTGAGGGCGAGGAATACGCCGTCGAGCGTATCCGGGCGAGTATTTCGGCCGCCTGCTCGAAGTATCTTCGCGACGGCGTGGTACACGAGCTCACCACCGATATCGAAAAGGGCCTCGCTCTGCTCGCGAGCGGCGCCCCGTCCTTCGCTCGAATCGCTCAGGATTTCAGTGGGGCCGAGCGTGTTGCGGCAGAGATCCTGTCCCGCTGGGCCGAGCCCGCTGATGCTTGA
- the blsE gene encoding cytosylglucuronate decarboxylase, whose product MENSRRKYLFVRILEACNADCFMCEYALSRDTYRFSPEDFAELMPDAIASGVGYVRFTGGEPLMHREILELVRLGAENGMKMSVITNGMFLPRFVDRLADAGLAQVIVSLDGSSGETHDVYRRSPGMFDAGMEGLRRAGELGIIPRVNTVVGPHNYAQMPDLQRLLTDAGVKQWELSAIKLGREVRYPDRGDVLVTCDPIYAADPEEMLVPLGKRFYGDTPDEQEAYFENSITPRPSGPLCLVTDDVIYLDGKNGRAYSCSCLPHVEGEDAGGAPLRDTSGKVDLAGPRFREHADAFKLNGPSLCNGCSATAAGYSDDLARLGAVPEWSY is encoded by the coding sequence ATGGAGAACTCTCGGAGGAAGTACCTTTTCGTTCGCATTCTTGAGGCGTGCAACGCCGACTGCTTCATGTGCGAGTACGCGCTGTCCCGTGACACCTACCGGTTTTCTCCCGAGGACTTCGCCGAGTTGATGCCGGACGCGATCGCGTCCGGAGTGGGCTACGTGCGATTCACCGGCGGTGAGCCGCTGATGCACCGCGAGATCCTGGAACTCGTGCGCCTGGGTGCCGAGAACGGGATGAAGATGTCCGTCATCACCAACGGCATGTTCCTCCCGCGCTTCGTCGATCGGCTCGCGGACGCCGGCCTCGCCCAGGTCATCGTGAGCCTCGACGGTTCCTCGGGTGAGACCCACGATGTGTACCGCCGTTCACCCGGAATGTTCGACGCCGGAATGGAGGGCCTGCGACGGGCCGGAGAGCTGGGAATCATTCCCCGGGTCAACACCGTTGTGGGCCCGCACAACTACGCGCAGATGCCCGACCTTCAGCGGCTGCTCACCGACGCGGGCGTCAAGCAGTGGGAACTGTCCGCCATCAAGCTGGGCCGGGAGGTGCGCTATCCGGATCGTGGAGACGTCCTGGTGACCTGCGATCCCATCTACGCGGCCGACCCCGAGGAGATGCTGGTCCCGCTGGGAAAGAGGTTCTACGGGGACACTCCCGACGAACAGGAAGCCTATTTCGAGAATTCGATCACTCCCCGGCCTTCCGGACCGCTGTGCCTGGTGACCGACGACGTCATCTACCTCGACGGCAAGAACGGCCGCGCCTACTCGTGCAGTTGTCTTCCGCACGTGGAAGGCGAGGACGCCGGCGGCGCCCCGCTGCGCGACACGTCCGGGAAGGTGGACCTGGCCGGCCCCCGGTTCCGCGAGCACGCCGACGCGTTCAAGCTGAACGGGCCCTCCCTGTGCAACGGCTGCTCCGCCACCGCCGCCGGATACAGCGACGATCTCGCACGACTCGGCGCGGTCCCGGAATGGAGCTACTGA
- the blsF gene encoding CGA synthase-related protein, with protein MTTRRTSAQTGLRVLTAALPGDPESHTVLRWICAHLTEVELVPGQRTGSGADSPDEPADVAIICDDTVLAERTERSGTAVVFVSSTGTRPVSGWPPTRLRSLHRPGWLPDSGSQGVHQAGTVAPPRAVRARHGQGALIRLAVPGAGQAEACARLLRRAQDALTEGAHCPVSAVQLYGPGSANVAEKLRTLVPGPTVFEDGDPAAERALADVSLLVSSPGLTGVTLAQTARVPLALLPPFDAVQQEAASVLASVGAPLVVPSGDRDDWTYEAGTLRRALDAPEELSVWTDAAQRAAGDDRRGAQRIARRVRQLLLAPM; from the coding sequence ATGACGACACGGCGCACGTCCGCGCAGACGGGCCTGAGGGTCCTGACCGCCGCCCTGCCGGGAGATCCCGAATCGCACACCGTACTGCGCTGGATCTGCGCTCACCTGACCGAAGTCGAACTGGTGCCGGGCCAGCGGACGGGCTCCGGCGCCGACTCGCCGGACGAGCCCGCCGACGTCGCGATCATCTGCGACGACACCGTCCTGGCCGAGCGCACCGAACGGTCGGGAACCGCGGTGGTCTTCGTGTCGAGCACCGGGACTAGGCCCGTGAGCGGCTGGCCGCCCACCCGGCTCCGGAGTCTGCATCGTCCTGGCTGGCTACCGGACTCGGGGTCGCAGGGCGTCCACCAGGCCGGGACGGTCGCGCCACCCCGTGCGGTTCGCGCCCGGCACGGTCAGGGAGCGCTGATCCGCCTGGCCGTGCCGGGCGCCGGACAGGCCGAGGCATGCGCCCGTCTCCTGCGCAGGGCACAGGACGCGCTCACGGAAGGTGCGCACTGCCCGGTCTCCGCCGTGCAGCTGTACGGTCCGGGCAGCGCGAACGTCGCCGAGAAGCTGCGGACGCTCGTGCCGGGCCCCACTGTGTTCGAGGACGGGGATCCGGCAGCCGAACGGGCCCTTGCCGACGTGTCACTGCTGGTCTCCTCACCGGGCCTGACAGGCGTGACGCTGGCACAGACGGCCCGGGTCCCCCTTGCCCTGCTGCCCCCGTTCGACGCCGTCCAGCAGGAGGCCGCTTCCGTGCTCGCCTCCGTGGGCGCACCCCTGGTCGTACCGAGCGGCGACCGGGACGACTGGACGTACGAGGCCGGAACGCTGCGCCGCGCTCTCGACGCCCCGGAAGAGCTGAGCGTGTGGACCGACGCCGCTCAGCGGGCGGCCGGCGACGATCGGCGCGGGGCGCAGCGCATTGCCCGCAGAGTCCGCCAGCTTCTGCTCGCCCCCATGTAA